One genomic region from Xenopus laevis strain J_2021 chromosome 2L, Xenopus_laevis_v10.1, whole genome shotgun sequence encodes:
- the LOC108708824 gene encoding piwi-like protein 1 encodes MTGRARARARGRARGQERGPPGQGYGPPPQRPPPQQQPPQQPPPQQPLAPLAEPELVGRGRQRGAAAAAARPKAEDPVQAISAGFQEVTISERGGRRRDFHDLGVNTRQTIAHVKESKTGVSGNTIQLSTNHIKLVSRPQWVLYQYHIDYNPQMESRRLRTALLYQHEEVIGKARAFDGTILFAPKRLNKVTEVFSQTRNGENVKITITLTNELPPTSPTCFQFYNIIFRRLLKLMNMKQIGRNYYNPSDPIEISQHSLTIWPGFTTSILQYECSIMLSLDVSHKVLRSETVLDVMSKLYRMCGARDFADAVTKELLGQIVLTKYNNKTYRIDEICWNMTPQSTFKKSDGSDISFVDYYRTQYNKEIKDLKQALIANIPKRVRPGGDTGPIILVPELCNLTGLTDRMRNDFGVMRDLAVHTRLAPDQREKQVGRFLSYIHRDENVQKELRDWGLNFDKQLLQFVGRVSPPERILQSGRTAEYNPQFADWSREMRGQTLISVRHLDNWILLYPRRNYDAAQTLVQTLIKVAQQIGMRMSQVRMFEVDDRANSYVQVLNTEVTPNTQMVVCILSSIHKEKYDSIKKYLCLQVPIPSQCVVARTLSKPQTVLSVATKIAMQMNCKMGGELWSVEIPLGEMMVIGIDCYHDTLAGKRSIAGFVASMNRSLTRWYSRCVLQDQKQEIVDGLKTCLQASLHAWYNCNKNLPSRILIYRDGVGDGQLKTLVNYEIPQFLDCIKSAGRDYCPKLSIIVVKKRINARFFAHLGGRIQNPPPGTVVDVEVTRPEWYDFFIISQSVRVGTVSPTHYNVVYDSSGLKPDYMQRLTYKLCHLYYNWPGVIRVPAPCQYAHKLAFLVGQSIHKEPHLALSNCLFYL; translated from the exons ATGACTGGAAGAGCAAGAGCTAGGGCCCGTGGGAGAGCCCGTGGTCAAGAGCGTGGCCCACCAGGACAG GGATATGGTCCACCTCCTCAGAGGCCACCTCCACAGCAACAGCCTCCCCAGCAACCACCACCACAACAGCCCCTTGCACCACTGGCTGAGCCAGAGCTAGTAGGTCGTGGCCGCCAAAGAGGAGCTGCAGCAGCTGCTGCAAGGCCAAAGGCTGAAG ATCCTGTGCAGGCGATCTCTGCTGGATTTCAGGAGGTAACTATCAGCGAACGTGGTGGCCGCAGGCGGGATTTTCATGATCTCGGTGTGAACACTCGCCAAACAATAGCGCACGTAAAGGAATCAAAGACAG GTGTTTCTGGGAACACAATCCAACTAAGCACCAACCATATAAAACTAGTATCCAGACCCCAGTGGGTTTTATACCAGTACCATATTGACTATAATCCCCAAATGGAATCGAGACGCTTGAGGACAGCTTTGCTTTATCAGCACGAGGAGGTGATTGGGAAAGCTCGGGCTTTTGATGGAACCATATTATTTGCACCAAAGAGACTAAATAAG GTTACAGAAGTGTTTAGCCAAACACGAAATGGAGAGAACGTTAAGATCACTATTACTTTAACTAACGAGTTGCCCCCTACTTCACCTACATGCTTTCAGTTCTACAACATCATATTCAGGAG GCTTTTGAAGCTGATGAACATGAAGCAGATTGGACGCAATTATTATAACCCAAGTGATCCAATAGAAATTAGTCAACATAG tctaaccatttggccaggctTCACAACATCCATCTTGCAGTATGAATGTAGCATTATGCTGAGCCTTGATGTGAGCCATAAGGTTTTAAGAAGCGAGACTGTACTGGATGTAATGAGCAAACTGTATCGCATGTGCGGAGCCAGAGATTTCGCCGACGCCGTCACTAAAGAACTACTGGGGCAGATTGTTCTTACAAA GTACAACAACAAAACGTACCGTATCGACGAGATCTGCTGGAATATGACTCCACAGTCTACATTTAAGAAGTCAGACGGCAGTGACATTAGCTTTGTCGATTACTACAGAACG CAATATAATAAAGAAATCAAAGATCTGAAACAGGCTCTTATTGCCAACATCCCGAAAAGGGTGAGGCCTGGTGGTGACACAGGGCCCATCATTTTAGTGCCTGAATTATGCAACCTCACAG GCTTGACTGACCGAATGCGGAATGATTTCGGTGTCATGAGAGACCTAGCCGTTCACACAAGACTGGCCCCAGACCAAAGAGAAAAACAAGTTGGGAGGTTCCTGAGCTACATTCACAG agatgaAAATGTCCAGAAGGAGCTTCGAGACTGGGGGCTAAATTTTGATAAACAACTATTGCAGTTTGTTGGCAGAGTGTCTCCTCCTGAAAGAATTCTTCAATCTGGAAGAACA GCAGAGTATAACCCTCAGTTTGCAGACTGGTCTCGAGAAATGAGAGGACAAACTCTGATCAGTGTTAGACATTTGGATAACTGGATCTTGCTGTATCCCAGGAGGAACTATGATGCTGCTCAAACCCTCGTACAGACTCTAATTAAAGTGGCACAGCAGATTGGAATGAGGATGAGTCAAGTGAGGAT GTTTGAGGTAGATGACAGAGCCAATTCCTATGTACAAGTTTTGAATACTGAAGTCACTCCAAATACACAGATG GTTGTCTGTATCTTGTCCAGCATTCATAAGGAAAAGTATGATTCTATAAAGAAATATCTCTGCCTTCAAGTCCCCATTCCAAGTCAGTGTGTTGTGGCTCGTACTCTGAGTAAACCACAAACCGTTCTTTCTGTTGCAACAAAAATTGCGATGCAGATGAACTGTAAGATGGGAGGAGAGCTGTGGAGCGTAGAAATACCA CTTGGTGAAATGATGGTCATTGGCATTGATTGCTACCATGATACCTTGGCAGGGAAAAGATCTATCGCTGGGTTCGTCGCCAGTATGAACAGAAGCTTGACTCG ctGGTATTCTCGGTGTGTACTTCAGGACCAAAAACAGGAAATTGTGGATGGTCTGAAAACCTGTTTGCAAG CTTCGTTACATGCCTGGTataactgcaacaaaaatttacCTTCCCGGATCCTCATCTATCGGGATGGCGTTGGAGATGGTCAGCTGAAAACCTTGGTGAACTATGAAATCCCCCAGTTCTTGGATTGCATTAAATCTGCAGGAAGAGATTACTG cCCCAAGCTGTCAATAATTGTGGTGAAGAAGCGAATAAACGCCAGATTTTTTGCACATCTTGGAGGCAGGATACAAAATCCGCCACCGGGCACAGTTGTGGATGTGGAAGTGACCAGACCTGAATG GTATGATTTCTTCATTATCAGCCAATCGGTGAGAGTAGGGACTGTCTCTCCAACACACTACAATGTTGTGTATGATAGCAGCGGCCTGAAACCGGACTACATGCAACGCCTTACCTACAAACTCTGCCACCTTTATTATAACTGGCCT GGAGTCATTAGAGTGCCAGCTCCTTGCCAGTATGCCCATAAACTGGCCTTCTTGGTTGGGCAGAGCATTCACAAAGAGCCCCATCTGGCACTTTCTAACTGCCTCTTCTACCTGTAA